From Budorcas taxicolor isolate Tak-1 chromosome 19, Takin1.1, whole genome shotgun sequence, the proteins below share one genomic window:
- the C1QBP gene encoding complement component 1 Q subcomponent-binding protein, mitochondrial: MFQLLRCVPRVLGSAVAGLRATAPSLPLLQPASRPCARPFGLLSVRAGSVQLPGLLKPRGPCACGCGCSGLHTEGDKAFVDFLSDEIKEEKKIQKYKSLPKMSGGWELEVNGTEAKLVRKVAGEKITVTFNINNSIPPAFGGEEEEPSQGQKAEEQEPELTSTPNFVVEVTKDGSSKALVLDCHYPEDEIGQEDDQSDIFSIKEVSFQATGESDWKDTNYTLNTDSLDWGLYDHLMDFLADRGVDNTFADELVELSTALEHQEYISFLEDLKGFVKSQ; this comes from the exons ATGTTCCAGCTGCTGCGCTGCGTGCCCCGCGTCCTGGGTTCTGCCGTCGCTGGTCTCCGCGCCACCGCGCCCTCCCTGCCGCTTCTGCAGCCCGCGTCCCGGCCATGCGCCCGGCCCTTCGGGCTGCTGAGCGTGCGCGCGGGGTCGGTACAGCTGCCCGGCCTCCTGAAGCCTCGGGGGCCCTGCGCTTGCGGCTGCGGCTGTAGCGGACTGCACACCGAAG GAGACAAAGCTTTCGTTGACTTCCTCAGCGATGAGatcaaggaggaaaagaagatacAGAAATATAAGTCTCTCCCCAAAATGTCAGGAGGTTGGGAATTGGAAGTGAATGGGACGGAAGCCAAATTAGTGCGGAAAGTTGCTGGAGAAAA GATCACTGTCACTTTCAACATTAACAATAGCATCCCACCTGCTTTCGGTGGTGAGGAGGAAGAACCCTCCCAAGGGCAGAAGGCTGAGGAGCAGGAG CCTGAATTGACATCCACTCCCAATTTTGTGGTTGAAGTTACAAAGGATGGCAGCAGCAAGGCCCTTGTGCTGGACTGCCACTATCCAGAAGATGAG ATTGGACAAGAGGATGACCAGAGTGACATTTTCTCTATCAAGGAAGTGAGTTTTCAGGCCACCGGCGAGTCTGACTGGAAGGACACAAATTACACACTCAACACAGATTCCCTGGATTGG GGCTTATACGACCACCTAATGGATTTCCTTGCGGACCGAGGGGTGGACAACACTTTTGCTGATGAATTGGTGGAGCTCAGCACAGCCCTGGAGCACCAGGAGTACATTTCTTTCCTTGAAGACCTCAAAGGTTTTGTCAAAAGCCAGTAG